The segment agattttactaaaaaataagtaaaatggATATCCGAACTCGAATCCAAACCAAACCTTCAATGATTCGAACAAAAtccaaactaaaatttataaatatccaaatacGATTTAAATTTCTAAGATTAAATTAATTGAATCCGAAGATATATGAATTTTCATCGCGAGAAAGAATTATACAATAAATTTTTTAGTACAATATAcgataaataatctaataaattgttttattcCGCGGATTACTGTCTAGTTAACTTTATTAGAGTGAGCATTGTAAAAGATTTTCAGACAAACATGAAAGGTGTCACACAAATCATGGCCGTTGATCGGGcaacaaattttattatattcaaaGAAGCGAAATCTTCGACACGAACGGGACTTTCAGTTTCTGCCACGTATCAGTGAATATGACCTTAGCTGGCGCACGGGCGACTAGATACCGCTCATGCTACAGCCCACAGTTAGGTTAAGTGGtttagggtctgactggttcaaacgcagcggttgcggttgcggttgcgggagtttgtggatgcgggcggttgcggtttctagcggttttaagagatttgtacgactggtactgcggttaaaaattggtgcgtttgcgggtgacttatgactggttaactaccaaatgcggtaacagtcaaataataaattaacaatatttacatttaatataattataaaaatatcaaaaatcataaaattataataaatataaaatttatatttagaaagttataattttaatttttgaaaatttattgaaattgtttttattataaaattttataatattaattaaaataaaatagatatattttaatattttcataatttcaattttaaattttttattaaatattttttctttgtatatatattgttttaaaaaaaaaagaaaaaaattttaccctcccgcaaccgcccgcaaccgcaaacgctagctggagccagcttttgaatttatgagattcggagcggtttgaagcggtttaaggcgatttgagtgattgttgcaaaccgccgacaaccgctaccgaccgcaaaagctgcgtttgcgggtggtagcgggaaaaccaatcgCCACCTTagttagggcctgactggtttaaccgcagcggttgcggttgcggttgcgggagtttgcggatgcgggtggttgcggtttctagcggttttaagagatttgtacgactggttatgcggttaaaaattggtgtgtttgcgggatacttatgactggttaactaccaagtgcaacagcggttaaataataaattaacaatatttacattttatacaattataaaaatatcaaaaataataatattataataaatataaaagttatatttagaaagttatagtttaatttttttttaaatatagaaaatatttttattttaaagttttataatattaattaaaatttaatagatatattttagcatttttataattctaatttattttttttattgaatatttttatttttgtatttatattgttttggaaaaaaagaaattttttttatcctcccgcaaccgcccgcaaccgcaaacgctagctggaaccagcttttgaatttatgaggttcggagcgatttggagcggtttggaaCGGTTTGGaacggtttgagcgattgttgcaaaacgccaacaaccgctaccaatcgcaaaagctgcgtttgcgggtggtagcgggaaaaccagtcatgccCTTAGTTGTATCACAACACAAACAATTGTACGAGCGAGGGGGACATAAAGTAGCTGTAATGGGCCATAGGGGACAAAGTGATTGGAGAATTGGGCCTCGTTTTTTACATGGGTCCCATTCTAGTGATTCCTTTCGTCGTCTTGCGATGGTTGCCTAGTCAGATCCCCGTTAGATTCCGAACAATGTGGGTCACGAATACTTATAGTGGACCACGCTAATAAACCATGCACGAATATGAGTTTTAAGCTTGCAAATATTTCTGTtggtaatattattattatagatcttgctattttgtaatattatttaacaaTTTCATAATACAAATTAGTGAATAATCATTGGAATTGGaacttaaatattattttttattcgaTAGGAAGTACAATTATTGGTTGTTggcaaatattaatttaaataaatctattttcaaaaattacttTCAAAACTAAACTATTAGATAAATATCTAGAGAACCTCTCTGTCAAGTGTGTATACTATCAAGTTCAAAGAGAAGTAGACGCTTAAAAGAATTAATTTAAgaacaataattattttataggtCCTGTAACTTTCAACAATgtcaaatattatttattttcttctaaaagtgtatttattatataattgaaAAGTACGTAGATCATGCCCAGTGCATGATGTTGTTGGCCAAGGGATACAATAATGGAACCGGAAAGCAATTAGGGCATACTCATTTGATTCCCTCGACGAACAAGGTCCACCCAACTATTTAGAAtctattaaacaaaacaaaaaatgctATTATTTTTTGTTCGAATATTATGTTAGTTTAATTTCTTAATCTATCATCCGATCACTTATCAAATCAAGTGCTATAGTTCACACAAGCATTATCTAAAAGTAAAGCTAAAGTATACACATTAATGcattatataatatgaatttaCGTGATAGTATGGTAACtttgttaaaatttataaagtaCAATGATCATATGTTTAAGGGAGTTAATAAAGCAACTAGAGAAAAGTACAAGACATACCCAATTCCCATGAAATTTCATCATTGGATTATATGAACTCAAATCACGGACAAGTAAACACATTTAAATCTCTGATGATAGtgatataaatgtaaaaatgaACGGTCACGAGTGATACTTGAACGTAGACCACAAAAGCTATAATGGTCCGTGACACAGCTAATTAGGACACTGGCTTTGCTATATAGGACCCATCACTCTATACCATTTGTCTCTGAGCTTCTTCTTCCACTTCCTTGAGCTTCCTTTTCTACAAGAGaattaaacattttttgttCGTTTAAACTCTTGATAATGGATTCGTATTACGTCAGGTTTGTGGAAAACGACGAGCCACACTTTCTAGAGTCTTGCTCACTTTGCCGCAAAACCCTCTCTCTTAACTCGGATATTTTCATGTACAGGTACTTCTTTGACACAAAAATGAACAAATTAATGTACCGTTAATACAAttgaataaatattttgatatttggatatgatttttttctgatgCTGATTCTCTGGTTCATTTTTTTCAGAGGAGACATGGCATTTTGTAGCCAAGAGTGTAGGCAAGAACAGATTGAGTCTGATGAAAAGAAAGCCAAGAGGTGGAGAAAAGCGTCGTCGTCGTCCAGATCCAAAAACTCCGTCGCCGGGAAAGCTGTACGGTCGGAAACACTCGTCGTGTCTTAGTCATTACAACATCTTCACGAGAAGAGATCTTTTTGTTTGTGGTTTTCATGGTTTcagtttaaaaaacaaaaacaaaataataatggtaaaatcaattataaattaatgttttcCAATTTAAATGGGCTTATCACGAAATCTGTTAGCCCATTATGACCCATTTGATAGGATCATGGGCTCATTTTTGAAGATCTTAATACACTATTTGTATAGTGCATGAGAGCAAAGA is part of the Brassica rapa cultivar Chiifu-401-42 chromosome A09, CAAS_Brap_v3.01, whole genome shotgun sequence genome and harbors:
- the LOC103841874 gene encoding FCS-Like Zinc finger 3, coding for MDSYYVRFVENDEPHFLESCSLCRKTLSLNSDIFMYRGDMAFCSQECRQEQIESDEKKAKRWRKASSSSRSKNSVAGKAVRSETLVVS